In Kitasatospora sp. NA04385, a single genomic region encodes these proteins:
- a CDS encoding RNA polymerase sigma factor, with amino-acid sequence MDLSMSIKVNENRRSGAADDLVCRLLPAIRRQAARYARPPDVDDIVQSVCEKLLHRRPQLLKHPNPRAYALRAVITTAHDNRRTHEICLPDLTDQAGSTACATALREAQWETLRLLSQLSTGQARALILVDLDGRTIDEAATLLGVHQGTISRLRARGLRRSRDFLTQAQPA; translated from the coding sequence ATGGACCTATCAATGTCGATCAAGGTCAACGAGAACCGCCGCTCCGGCGCCGCTGACGACCTCGTATGCCGACTCTTACCGGCCATCCGCCGACAAGCAGCACGCTACGCCCGACCACCGGACGTCGACGACATCGTCCAGAGCGTCTGCGAGAAACTCCTGCACCGCCGCCCGCAACTGCTCAAGCACCCAAACCCGCGGGCCTACGCCCTGCGCGCCGTGATCACCACCGCCCACGACAACCGCAGAACACACGAGATCTGCCTGCCCGACCTCACCGACCAGGCGGGCAGCACCGCCTGCGCGACGGCGCTACGAGAAGCGCAGTGGGAGACTTTGCGCCTGCTGTCCCAGCTCAGCACCGGCCAAGCCCGAGCTCTGATCCTGGTCGACCTCGACGGGCGGACCATCGACGAGGCCGCCACGCTGCTGGGCGTTCACCAAGGCACCATCTCCCGACTCCGAGCCCGCGGCCTTCGCCGGTCGCGAGACTTCCTCACCCAGGCCCAGCCGGCCTGA
- a CDS encoding transposase → MLVHRRGLEELEQWTADAQAGGLPELRGFATGLRKGWDAVTAGLTLRWNSGPVEGHVNRITMLKRQMFGRAKLDLLRERVLLAS, encoded by the coding sequence ATCCTCGTCCACCGCCGGGGCCTGGAGGAACTCGAACAGTGGACCGCTGACGCCCAGGCCGGCGGGCTGCCAGAACTGCGCGGGTTCGCCACCGGCCTGCGCAAAGGCTGGGACGCCGTCACGGCCGGCCTCACACTCCGCTGGAACTCCGGCCCGGTCGAGGGGCACGTCAACCGCATCACGATGCTCAAGCGCCAGATGTTCGGCCGAGCCAAGCTCGACCTCCTCCGCGAGCGCGTCCTCCTCGCCTCGTGA